AAAATGGCCGTTTGGTAACATTAGCTCCCCCGCGCTTAAATGTTAGTTTTGTGGTTGATGCATTGATTGCCCCGACACCGGAGGAATTGGCCCAGCGCCAAGAAGAGTTGGCGGCAGAGGCGGCCGCAGCAAGCCAAGAAGGTCAACCAGCAGAGGGTGAAGCACCGCCAGCAGAAGAGGCTCCGGCTGAGGGGAATTAGACATTTGAGCCAGTAAAATTTTGCTTTTTTTAAGTTAACAAAACTTAGTGGCTATCTTTTTAAGCTTTTAGGATCTATTTCTAAAATCATTGTTACTTATCATCGAGTCAGATCTTCGTTTTTCGATTACATTTAATTAGTGTGTGTGGAGATTTTTTGTCGTGAATATTAAGTCTTATTCTGGTGTCATCGCTAGTGTTGTTGCTTCTACGGTTTTAGCCGTTCCGGCCCAAGCAGCGAATGTTCAAGTGCAAGGCCTTGAGGTACGACCGGGAAATGGCGGCCTAGAGCTGGAGTTGAACTTTACGGACAATGATGGTGACATTCTGAGCCCGCCCTCGGTTTCGACGACCCAGCGCGATCGCACACTGATCACGGAAATTGCCAATGCAAACCTAGATCTTGCAAATGGTCAAAAGATATTCACGCAGGATAATCCACTACCTGGGATTGAACGCCTAGAGGTCACGGAGCCGACCCCTGGTAATGTGCGGATTGTGGCCCTGGGCTCAGAGGGAGCACCGACAGGGGAACTACTCAGCCAGGATGGGGACAGTATTTTATTGAATGTTGCGGCGATCGCCCCCACCGAAACAGCCCAGACATCTCAGCCCCAAGTCACAACAAGAATTATTGAGCCACCGATGTTGGCCCAGAATAATTCAAACAATCAAAATAATAATCTCTTGCAGCCCACATCCCCAGTGCCACCATTTTTGCCCAGGGCGAGTGCGCCGCCAGTGGGTGATATTTCAGTTTCGACCATTGACTCGACAGCGGGCAACTATGTCAATCTACAAACCAATGCTGTAGTGCCTCGCTTGGTCTTGAAAGATGCGCCCATTGAAGATGTGATGTCTCTTTTGGCGCGTTCTTCTGGCCTAAATATTGTTGTAGGTGGTGACGTTAGAACCGTTACAGAGGGAGAGCTACCACCAGTTGTTACCTTGGATATGGAAAATGCTCCAGTCCAGGATGTGTTTAATTATGTCTTGATGTTGGGGAATCTGAATGCAGTCAGAAATGGCAACACGATTTTTGTAGGCAGACAATTACCCTATGCTGTTGCGCCGAGGATTACCCGTAGTTTCCGGTTAAATCAGGCTACTCCTGAAGAAGCGAGATGCTTCTTGCTGACTGGTGATTCTAGTGTTTCTGAAGTCATTAACGAATCACGCGAAACAGAAACATCCGAAGCAGCATTTTCTTTGGATGCAGAAGGCAGTAGTGTACCTACCTCTCGAACCCAAAGTACCGCTATTTCCCGAGAAGTAGAGAGAACTTGCGCAAGAACACCAACAGAGGCTGAAGTAGCGCGAGGTTTAATCTCTCGCTTTAGTACGCTAGATATTCTGACAGATGCTCGCTTGAATGCATTAACTCTTAGCGGCGATCCGAGAACGATTGAAATGGCAAGTAACTTTTTACAGCAGCTAGACGCTCGTCGTCGTCAGGTTGCAGTAAACGTCAAAGTTATCGATGTGACTTTAGAAGGAAATCGTTCTATTTCTTCTGACATCAAACTTTTGCTGGAAGATAGAATAGGGATCAGTGCTGGTGATGGAATTATTATTTCTCCTAATGATTTAAGTCGTACATCAAGCATTTTTGGTGAATTTAATCCCGATTCGATTGTTGTGGAAAGAGGGAATGAAAATGTCAGTCTAGGCTCACAGCTTGATGTTTTTGATGCATTAGAAAGTGGAGCTGCTCGAGTTATTGAAGATGCAAGTGGTCAAATTATTGCTGAGTACATAAACGATGATGGCACAATCAGAAGACTGGGACTAGGAACAATTACAAACCCTGTCGCCCGTGGGACTAACTTTGTTGGTAGTCTTGTTGCGGGTCTCTTACGCAATACAACATCAAAAATCATTGCTGATCCGACGTTGGTCATTCAAGAAAGTCAAACAGGAGAATTGCGAATTACAGAACAAATCATCAATAGTGTAAATGTGGAGGTTGTCAATAATAACAATCAAAATGGCAACCCAACCTTTTTAGCCACACCGGAACTTGCGGAAGTTGGTCTAATTGTCCCAGTTACTGTGGAAAACATTGATGATAACGGCTTCATTACTCTGAATATAACCTCTGAAGTTTCAACAGTTGGTGACGAGCAAGAATTTGAATCTGGTGTCGGCATCAACAACACATTAAGGCTCAAGCGACAAAGTGTTCTCAACTCTGGCTCTGTACGTCTGCGAGATGATCAGACGCTTATTTTAGCTGGAGCGATTGATGAACGAGATATTGTCACGACTAGCAAAGTGCCTATTCTTGGTGATATTCCTATTCTTGGCTCCTTGTTTAGAAGTACTTCTAGAGAAAATAGCCGTCGCGAACTTCTCTTTATCATTACGCCACAGATTATTGATGATTCTCAGGATGCGATGTGGGGTTATGGCTACCAACCCAGCGAGACCGCTCAACAGATGCTAGAAAACAATCGTTTCCCGACCCGTTAATTCTGTCTAAAAAATTATTTTTTCCCAGTCTTTTAAGAGATGCGAAGTTAATCCCTTCCATCTCTTTTTTTATGGGAGAGATTTAGAGACTAAATGCCTTTAGAGAACAAATCTCGACAGGCGATCGCCTTGAGCAGCAATATAATTCATGAAGAATATAAGCCGCCAGCACTGAACAACATGAAGCACCTCAAAATCACTGCCACATATCTCTTGTTGGGGGCGATCGCCCTAGCCATGCTTTTCCCATTACTGTGGCTCCTGAGCACCGCCCTCAAATCTCCCACCGAAAACGTCTTTAGTTTTCCGCCCCAACTCATCCCCCAAAGCCCAACCCTCAATAACTTCATCACCATCTGGCGCGAACATCCCTTTGGTCGCTATCTCTTCAATAGCACCTTAATCGCTGTTCTCACAGTCGGCTTTAATCTTTTATTCTGCGCTCTCGCCGCCTATCCTTTAGCTCGTCTAGACTTTCGGGGCCGTGACGTCATCTTTGCTACCATCGTCTCGACGATCATGATTCCCTTTCAGATTGTGATGATCCCCCTGTATGTACTGACCGTACAACTGGGTTTACGCAATACCTACCTAGGCATTATTTTTCCGAGCCTGGCCTCTGCTTTTGGGATTTTTCTTTTGCGCCAAGCATTCCAGGGAGTCCCCAAAGAACTCGAAGAAGCGGGTCGCATCGATGGTTGTACTGAACTGGGGATTTGGTGGCATTTAATGATCCCTGCGGTGCGTCCAGCCCTAATTACCTTGGCAATTTTTGTATTTATTGGCTCCTGGAGTGATTTTTTGTGGCCTCTGATTGTGGTCGATCGCCCCGAATTTTATACACTGCCCTTGGGAGTAGCAACCTTAGCAGGTCAGTTTTCTCTCGATTGGCGTCTGATTGCAGCAGGTTCCATTATTTCAATCCTGCCCGTGATGATTTTGTTTGTCTTTTTGCAGCGCTATATTATCCCCAGCGATACCAGCAGCGGTGTTAAGGGCTAACTCTCCCCTCTCTACAGGGGGGGCAATGCCCGAGGAGGCAACTTCCAGAAAAAATGTTTCCCACACAAGGCGCGGCTGTACGTAGCTCCGTAGATGTTTCCGGATCACTTCAAGGCGCTGTACTAGGCCCTCATGCCGGAAGGTTTGCCAATATTGATATTGCAAATAGTCGATTAACTGTAATTGGATCTCCGGGTCGAGGGTATCGTGGAGGGTTTTAGCTAATTGCAATGCGCCGACGGGTTCCTGGGGCAGCTGCTGCAAGCTGCGCAGTAAATCCTGGGGAACATTACTGAGCAGCTCATAAATTTGGATCGCGGCCCCTGGACTCCCCTGGGCGATCGCCAACACTGTCTCATCCGCCAAAATGTGCTGATATCCTTGATTCGTCAAAATTTGTGCCATCTCCGCCTCAGGTAACCGATAAAAAGGAATTTTCTGGCAGCGGGAAACCAGGGTCGGCAACAAACTATCTGCACTGGGGGCCAACAAAATCAAAGTCGCTCGGCCCGGTTCCTCTAGGGTCTTGAGCAGGGCATTAGCCGGAGATTCCCCCATGGTCTGGGCTGCCTCGATCACCACCACACAGCGGGGCGATTCTAGGGCTGGACGACTGAGAAACTCCCCCAATTGCCGGATCTGTTCAATGCGGATTTGGGGCGGTGCTTTGCGCTTGAGACCCGCTGCTTGGGCCTGGGCCGGGGTATAAAGTTTTCCCTGGTGCTGGTAGGTCGGCTCCACCCATAGCAGATCAGGGTGATTATTTTTTAGCAATTTGTAACGTACTAAGCGTTGTTCGCTTTCCGATCGCCCCTGGGTCATTAGCGCCGTGGTAAACCCTTGGGCCGTTAAGCGCCGCCCAATGCCCTCTGGCCCCGCAAATAGGTAGGCCGGAGCAATGCGTTCTTTGGCGATCGCCTGACGCAACAGAGAAACCGCTTGGGGCTGACCGATCACTTGGTCGAGGGAAATCATAGGGTTAGGGTCCGTCTGTTCGGTAATATAGGGGGGGAATGCCTCAGCACGGTTAAAAGATAAAAGTTTTATGGCGCGTTATACCTGCTCATACCTCGTTGGCCTCTCTGTAGCAGAGATGATTGCCTCCCTGAAAGATATCATTCAGGAATGTGACCTCGACCTGACCTATGAAACGGGGGGTTACATTATGGCCAAAGAAAAACCCGGTAATATCACCTTTACCAAGCTTGTACAGCTTGAGGTGCTGTTTGATCGCAATAAACTCCTCGACGGTAGGCTGCAAGTTGACTTCGTCGCTAAAAACGAAGAGCTTCCCCTCCAGACAGATAATCACTGCCGCACCGTGTTTGAAGCCATCCAACGCACGGTAAGTGCCCAGCAGCCCTGGCAACTCGAAGCCGATAGTATCGATTAATCTCAATCCTCCCAAGGGGCCAGGGAAATTTTGAAGCAACCCCGAAGGAAGCATCAACAAACCGATGGGAGTATGAGAAGATAAGGGCACAAAGATATGAAGAAACATTAAATTACCATGGCAGTTATTCAATTTTCCCAAGGTGTTGATGAACCCAAAGTGCCCGGTATTCGCTTGACCCGCTCCCCCGATGGCAGTACTGGCACTGCCATCTTCTCCTTCGAAGATCCGGCTGCCCTCGCCCAAGAAAGCACCGACGAAATCACCGGGATGTACCTTATTGATGAAGAAGGGGAAATTTCTACCCGGGAAGTCAAAGCCAAATTTTATGACGGCAAAGCCCGTGTGATTGAGGCCCGTTTGGTCATGCGCTCCATTGATGAATGGGACCGCTTTATGCGTTTCATGGAGCGCTACGCTGCTGAAAACGGCATGGAATTTACCAAAGCCTAATTTTTTAATTGGAAAGTCATTGGATTTTTACGGTGGCTTTCCCCGCCGCTTCCCTCCCCCCCGAAAATGGGAGTGATACCATAGTTAAAAAAAGTTATTGAAGTCGGCGATCGCCCTCAGCCTGGGGGAACGCTGCGCTAGTGGTCTTGCGATCGCCCCGCTATTTTTTGTCCTAACCTCCGTTTGTCGAACAAAATCCTATGTTTAAGCAGTTATTTGGTGACCCCAACGCCCGTAAACTCAAGCGGTTCCAGCCCCTTGTAGCGGACATTAACCTTCTCGCAGAGGATTTTGAAAAACTCACCGACGACGAACTCGCCCAAAAAACGGTAGAATTTCGCGCCAAACTTGACAAAGCAAACAGCGACGAAGAAACCGAAGAAATTTTAGACGAAATTCTACCCGAAGCCTTTGCCGTTGTCCGAGAAGCTGCCAAACGCGTCTTGGGGATGCGGCACTACGATGTGCAGCTCCTTGGGGGCATCGTGCTCCACAAAGGGCAAATTGCAGAAATGCGTACCGGGGAAGGAAAAACCCTGGTGGCCACCCTCCCAGCCTATCTCAACGGCTTGACCGGAAAAGGCGTCCATGTGGTCACCGTCAACGACTACTTGGCGCGCCGGGACGCCGAATGGATGGGTCAGGTACACCGCTTTTTGGGGCTGACCGTAGGGCTGATCCAATCCACCATGGGCCCCCAAGAAAAAATTGAGAACTATCGCTGCGACATCACCTACACTACCAACTCAGAATTGGGGTTTGACTACCTGCGGGACAACATGGCAACCACCATCCAAGAGGTGGTACAGCGGCCCTTCAACTATTGCATCATTGACGAAGTAGACTCAATCCTCGTTGATGAAGCGAGAACTCCCTTGATTATTTCTGGCCAGATCGAGCGGCCCATGGAAAAGTATCTCCAGGCGGCTGCTATCGCCCAGCAGTTAGTGCCCCAGGTGGAAGAAGACGGCCCCGGAGATTATGAAGTAGACGAAAAAGCCCGTAACGTTTTGATGACGGACGAAGGGTTTGTAAAGGTAGAAAAATTGTTGGGGGTACAGGATCTCTACGATGAAGAAAACCCCTGGGCGCACTATATTTCCAATGCGATTAAGGCAAAAGAGTTGTTTAAAAAAGATGTGAACTACATTGTCCGGGGGGATGAAGTGGTGATCGTCGATGAGTTCACGGGGCGGATTATGCCAGGCCGTCGCTGGAGTGATGGTCTCCACCAGGCGATCGAGGCTCAAGAAGGGGTAACAATCCAGAAGGAAACCCAGACCTTAGCAAATATCACTTACCAGAATTTCTTCTTGCTCTATCCGAAGCTGTCGGGCATGACGGGGACAGCAAAAACCGAAGAAACAGAATTTGAGAAAGTCTATAACCTCGAAGTGACGATTATCCCCACTAATCGCCCCCCCAAACGGCAGGATTTGCCCGATGTGGTCTACAAAAATGAAAAGGCAAAATGGCGGGCGATCGCCGAAGAATGTGCCCACATCCACCAGATAGGGCGCCCGGTGCTGGTTGGCACCACCAGTGTCGAAAAATCTGAGGTGATTTCAGCCTACCTCCACGAAATGGGCATTCCCCATAACCTCCTCAATGCCCGTCCTGAAAATGTCGAAAAGGAATCGGAAATCGTTGCCCAGGCTGGTCGAAAAGGGGCCGTAACCATTGCCACCAACATGGCTGGTCGTGGTACAGACATCATCCTTGGCGGCAACTCAGAATATATGGCCCGTCTAAAAATGCGGGAATATTTTATGCCCCAGATCGTCAAACCCGAAGATGAGGTTAATTTTGCGATCGCCGGCAGTGGCAAAAGTAGTGGCGGCCAGGGCTTTGGCCCCGGCGCCAAGCTCAAGAAGAAAACCTGGAAAACCAGCCTCGATGTTTACCCCACAGAACTGCCCCCAGACATTGAGCAGGAATTAAAAGCGGCCGTAAAGTTTGCGGTAGATCAGTATGGTGCCCAGAGTTTGACAGAACTGGAAGCAGAGGACAAATTGGCGATCGCCTCGGAAAATGCCCCCACCGCCGACCCCGTGATCCAAAAGCTACGCAATGTGTACCATGCCATCGAAAAGACCTATCACGCCCTCACCAGCGTTGAGCATGAAGAAGTCATCCAGAGTGGTGGCCTCCATGTCATCGGCACAGAGCGCCACGAATCTCGTCGGATTGATAACCAGCTGCGGGGCCGGGCCGGCCGCCAGGGTGACCCCGGTTCGACGCGGTTTTTCCTCAGTCTCGAAGATAATTTACTCCGGATTTTCGGGGGCGATCGCGTCGCTGGCCTGATGAATGCCTTCCGGGTCGAAGAAGATATGCCCATCGAATCGGGGATGCTTACCAAGTCCCTCGAAGGCGCCCAGAAAAAAGTCGAAACCTTTTACTACGATGCCCGGAAACAGGTATTCGAGTATGACGAAGTGATGAATAACCAACGGCGCGCCATCTATGCCGAGCGGCGGCGGGTCCTGGAGGGTCAAGACCTCAAGGAGCAGGTGATCCAATATGCCGAAAAAACCATGAGTGAAATCGTCGACGCCTATATTAATCCGGAACTCCCCCCCGAAGAATGGAAACTCGACAAATTGCTCGATAAGGCAAAAGAATTTATCTACCTCCTTGAAGACCTCACCCCCAAAGACATCGGTGATATGACCGTGCCGGAAATTAAAACATTCCTCCACGAAGAAGTGCGCAAAGCCTATGACCTCAAGGAAGCCCAGGTCGAAAAAAGCCAAGCCGGTCTCATGCGTCAGGCGGAGCGATTCTTTATCCTCCAACAAATTGATACCCTCTGGCGGGAACACCTCCAGGCGATCGACTCCCTGCGGGAATCCGTTGGGCTGCGGGGCTATGGCCAAAAGGATCCCCTGATTGAATATAAGCAAGAAGGTTATGAAATGTTCTTGGAAATGATGATCGACATTCGCCGGAATGTGGTTTATTCACTGTTCCAATTCCAACCCCAACGGCAACCCCAGCAACCCCAAGCGGTATAGGTAGCTTCAATCGAGAATCCCCCCATCGTGGGGGATTTTGGGTTTTAAATCTATGGTCAAAATTTGCACAAGCTTGAGAACTTCTCCCCTTTGAATTTTCCTGGGTAAGGGGGGCTTAAACCTCGCCATTTTCCTTGAGGGTACGGGAGTAACTATCGAGCTAATCTGTACTGAAGCAGTGCCCGAGACGATGTTAGAATTTTCGCAATTTGAGGCAGGTTATATCCTTTCCCAAAAGGAATTAGAACAGGCTGTGGGCTATCGACAACGGGATTATCCAGAAGCTTTTGAGCAATTTTTAGCGGATGTCTATGGCCTTGTTGTTGCAGCCCTAGAAGAAATTTTGCCCCATCTCAGGGTTTATCCGGCCCTAGATTTTTATGGATTAATTATTCTCGATCCCAGTCAGATGACCCCAGAAGAAATGAAACTGTATCACGATCGCCGTGATCGTCTTCTACGGGTACAGGTACGCCAAGAGATGCGCCGCTCAGAACTGTGAGTCAATTTTGATTTAGGATTCGAAGTAATGGTTGATAAACTGGGTGACTTCTTCAAAGTAGTCATGGATGTTCCCCATGAGGCGTTCAAGGGTGACATAGTTTTGCTCGGGTATGGCTAATTCAATGGCGGTGCACCATTCCGGAATTTTGCGGATACTGACGCTACTGGTAGCCCCCTTGAGGCGGTGGGCTTCGTAGGAAATTTGTTGGGGATCTTTGCCGGCGATCGCCCCCCGGAGGGCCTCAATATAGCCAGGGGCAAAGGTCATAAATTGCTTGAACATCTCCCGATAAAAACGGGGGTTATCCCCATATAGCTGGGTAAGTCGTGGCAAATTAATCGGGAGATCAGCCTCCCCTGGTGCTGGGACGATCGCCCCGGCCAAAACTTTAGGGGCCACTTGTTTGAGGGGAGAAATTGGGCGGCGGTGGGGTAATTTTTGGAGGCATTGGTCAATCACTTGGTGGAGGGTGTCAAGGCTAATCGGTTTTGCGATGTAACCATCCATCCCCGCAGCTAAACATTTCTCGCGATCGCCTTTCATGGCATTGGCAGTCATGGCAATAATCAACTGATGTGCGTCCCCTTGCTCCTGGTCACGGATCACTTTCGTGGTGCTGTAGCCGTCTAGTTCTGGCATTAAGCAATCCATCAAAACCAAGTCATAGGTCTTGTGTCGGAGTTGATCGAGGGCTTCGCGACCGTTGTTGACACAATCAACATCCCGGAAACCCATCAGATCGAGTTGATTGAGCACAACCGTTTGATTAATCGGTGTATCTTCTACCACCAAAATGCTGATTTCTGGCGATCGCTGAACCTCCGTATCCAAAATCTCAGTCAAGGTCAACTCAACCTCAGAGGTGGGATTGGTAGTGACCGGAGCTTGCAAGCAAGCCAACAACGCTTTCTGTTGAATCGGCTTCAGGAGATAGCGAATACCTTGGTTTTGAATCCAGTTTTTGAGCCGCGTATAGTCCACCGCCGATACCAGGAGAACGAGATTGTCCCGGGGTAACAAACCTTTTACTTTCTCTAAAACCGCTTCAATACCCGTCTGGTTCCCCAAAATTGGCAATGCCAGTAAAATTAAATCGATGCTGACCGCCTGTTCGAGGGCCAAAATCCCCCCCATAAAATCCCCATGGGCAATTACGCTAACACCACAATGGCTGAGATACCCTTGGGTCGCCTGGAGTGATAGGGGGTGAGAATCGATGAGTAAAACGCGGTAGGGAGCTAATTGGGGCAGGGGTGGCGGTGCTTCTAGTCGGGAAAAACAGGCTGTAAACCAAAAGGTTGAGCCTTCGCCAGGGGCACTGTCTAGGCCGATTGATCCCCCCATGAGGCTGACTAGATGTTGGGCGATCGCCAACCCCAACCCCGTGCCACCATACTGCCGGGTGGTCGAAGGATCGACTTGGGAAAAGGAGCGAAATAATTTTTCTTGATCCGCCTGATCGATGCCAATGCCCGTATCTTTAACTTCAAATCTCACCAAGACCGACGTTTCGTGGTCAACCACAGGGAAAACCCGAATCGTTACGGAGCCTTGGTGGGTGAATTTGATTCCGTTACCGACTAAATTTGTCAAAATTTGTCGGAGCCGCACAGGATCCCCCTGGAGAGTCCCCCGGAGCCCTGGATCAATGTTGGTGATCACCTCGACTTGTTTGGTTTGGGCTTGGAACGCCAACAGCTCTGCCACCGATTCCACACAATCAACGACATCTAAGGCGATCGATTCGAGGCGCATTTCCCCCGCTTCTAGTTTCGAGAAATCCAAAATGTCGTTAATGAGATAAAGCAGATGATTGGCGCTCTGGGTCAGGGTTTTGATGAAGTCTTGCTGCTGGGAATTGAGGTGAGTTGTCTGTAACAACTCAGCGATGCCCAAGATGCCATTCATGGGGGTACGGATTTCATGGCTCATATTGGCCAAAAACCGTGATTTGAGGCGAGAAGCGGCAAGGGCAGCTTCGCGACCTTCTACCAAATCATTAATATTTTGGGTGACGATCACGACGCCCCCCACTTGATTCTCTTGGTAGTACCAGGGCTGGATTGTCCATTTGAGATATTGCTTCGTTCCATCACCCTGGATATAAACGTCCTCGTCGCAGCTTATCACCTGACCCCCTAAGGCTTGCTGGAGATTGGCTTGGTGTTTTTGGGTGAACTGCGGAAAAACTTGTAGATGCGATCGCCCGAGTAGGGATTCTACCTGTAGGTGATAATCCACAAGCCATTGATGACTATGGGCGACATAACACAAATGTTCATCCAGCATCGCCACCGCCACAGGCATATTACGAATGAGTTGTCGGAGTTGACGTCGCTCCTGCTCCAGAGCTTGGCTGGCAAGCTTTCGGTCTGTCACTTCGATCATTACCCCTTCGAGACGCACGAGGGTATCATCGTGATCAAAAATGCCCCGGCCCTGTTCAAAAACCCAACAAATACTTTGATCTCGGCGAATCAGGCGATATTCATCGGTGAAAGTGGGCTGTGCTGGGGTAATACTTTTGAGGCTAGCGAGGGTGCGATCATGGTCTTCTGGATGGATAATCGCCCCAAAGGGACGGATCTGATTATTGAGGAAATCCGTCGCCAGGTAACCTGTAATCGCTTCAATGCCGTTGGAGAGAAATTCCATTGTCCATTGTTCGTCTGGCAAGCAACGGTACACTGCCC
The nucleotide sequence above comes from [Synechococcus] sp. NIES-970. Encoded proteins:
- the lacG gene encoding lactose transport system permease protein LacG; translation: MPLENKSRQAIALSSNIIHEEYKPPALNNMKHLKITATYLLLGAIALAMLFPLLWLLSTALKSPTENVFSFPPQLIPQSPTLNNFITIWREHPFGRYLFNSTLIAVLTVGFNLLFCALAAYPLARLDFRGRDVIFATIVSTIMIPFQIVMIPLYVLTVQLGLRNTYLGIIFPSLASAFGIFLLRQAFQGVPKELEEAGRIDGCTELGIWWHLMIPAVRPALITLAIFVFIGSWSDFLWPLIVVDRPEFYTLPLGVATLAGQFSLDWRLIAAGSIISILPVMILFVFLQRYIIPSDTSSGVKG
- the gspD gene encoding general secretion pathway protein D, whose product is MNIKSYSGVIASVVASTVLAVPAQAANVQVQGLEVRPGNGGLELELNFTDNDGDILSPPSVSTTQRDRTLITEIANANLDLANGQKIFTQDNPLPGIERLEVTEPTPGNVRIVALGSEGAPTGELLSQDGDSILLNVAAIAPTETAQTSQPQVTTRIIEPPMLAQNNSNNQNNNLLQPTSPVPPFLPRASAPPVGDISVSTIDSTAGNYVNLQTNAVVPRLVLKDAPIEDVMSLLARSSGLNIVVGGDVRTVTEGELPPVVTLDMENAPVQDVFNYVLMLGNLNAVRNGNTIFVGRQLPYAVAPRITRSFRLNQATPEEARCFLLTGDSSVSEVINESRETETSEAAFSLDAEGSSVPTSRTQSTAISREVERTCARTPTEAEVARGLISRFSTLDILTDARLNALTLSGDPRTIEMASNFLQQLDARRRQVAVNVKVIDVTLEGNRSISSDIKLLLEDRIGISAGDGIIISPNDLSRTSSIFGEFNPDSIVVERGNENVSLGSQLDVFDALESGAARVIEDASGQIIAEYINDDGTIRRLGLGTITNPVARGTNFVGSLVAGLLRNTTSKIIADPTLVIQESQTGELRITEQIINSVNVEVVNNNNQNGNPTFLATPELAEVGLIVPVTVENIDDNGFITLNITSEVSTVGDEQEFESGVGINNTLRLKRQSVLNSGSVRLRDDQTLILAGAIDERDIVTTSKVPILGDIPILGSLFRSTSRENSRRELLFIITPQIIDDSQDAMWGYGYQPSETAQQMLENNRFPTR
- a CDS encoding two-component hybrid sensor and regulator: MVNSSFSLTWDSLQAFLSGRMYMPHGNCYLWQTPLVGLHLVANALTAIAYFSIPIMLVYFVRKRQNMPFSRVFLLFSAFITACGVGHLLDMVTLWFPIYWIDGFERSFTALVSCYTAVELYTLLPKFLALKSPEELALINQQLQVEIQERKKAESILSRILEGTAAVTGRDFFAAFVENLAIALNVRQVEISEILSSPPDTRQILATWENPQFAAPQGSLPQEAITSQALKFPIRDREARSIGCLQIHYDQAAINQEQTTKLITIFAARAAAEIERKRALDELAHANNQLEAINNQLEEKVAERTIALKTVNQTLKTRIERLRLTEDALRSSEARYRSLVLNIPGAVYRCLPDEQWTMEFLSNGIEAITGYLATDFLNNQIRPFGAIIHPEDHDRTLASLKSITPAQPTFTDEYRLIRRDQSICWVFEQGRGIFDHDDTLVRLEGVMIEVTDRKLASQALEQERRQLRQLIRNMPVAVAMLDEHLCYVAHSHQWLVDYHLQVESLLGRSHLQVFPQFTQKHQANLQQALGGQVISCDEDVYIQGDGTKQYLKWTIQPWYYQENQVGGVVIVTQNINDLVEGREAALAASRLKSRFLANMSHEIRTPMNGILGIAELLQTTHLNSQQQDFIKTLTQSANHLLYLINDILDFSKLEAGEMRLESIALDVVDCVESVAELLAFQAQTKQVEVITNIDPGLRGTLQGDPVRLRQILTNLVGNGIKFTHQGSVTIRVFPVVDHETSVLVRFEVKDTGIGIDQADQEKLFRSFSQVDPSTTRQYGGTGLGLAIAQHLVSLMGGSIGLDSAPGEGSTFWFTACFSRLEAPPPLPQLAPYRVLLIDSHPLSLQATQGYLSHCGVSVIAHGDFMGGILALEQAVSIDLILLALPILGNQTGIEAVLEKVKGLLPRDNLVLLVSAVDYTRLKNWIQNQGIRYLLKPIQQKALLACLQAPVTTNPTSEVELTLTEILDTEVQRSPEISILVVEDTPINQTVVLNQLDLMGFRDVDCVNNGREALDQLRHKTYDLVLMDCLMPELDGYSTTKVIRDQEQGDAHQLIIAMTANAMKGDREKCLAAGMDGYIAKPISLDTLHQVIDQCLQKLPHRRPISPLKQVAPKVLAGAIVPAPGEADLPINLPRLTQLYGDNPRFYREMFKQFMTFAPGYIEALRGAIAGKDPQQISYEAHRLKGATSSVSIRKIPEWCTAIELAIPEQNYVTLERLMGNIHDYFEEVTQFINHYFES
- the secA gene encoding preprotein translocase, SecA subunit — encoded protein: MFKQLFGDPNARKLKRFQPLVADINLLAEDFEKLTDDELAQKTVEFRAKLDKANSDEETEEILDEILPEAFAVVREAAKRVLGMRHYDVQLLGGIVLHKGQIAEMRTGEGKTLVATLPAYLNGLTGKGVHVVTVNDYLARRDAEWMGQVHRFLGLTVGLIQSTMGPQEKIENYRCDITYTTNSELGFDYLRDNMATTIQEVVQRPFNYCIIDEVDSILVDEARTPLIISGQIERPMEKYLQAAAIAQQLVPQVEEDGPGDYEVDEKARNVLMTDEGFVKVEKLLGVQDLYDEENPWAHYISNAIKAKELFKKDVNYIVRGDEVVIVDEFTGRIMPGRRWSDGLHQAIEAQEGVTIQKETQTLANITYQNFFLLYPKLSGMTGTAKTEETEFEKVYNLEVTIIPTNRPPKRQDLPDVVYKNEKAKWRAIAEECAHIHQIGRPVLVGTTSVEKSEVISAYLHEMGIPHNLLNARPENVEKESEIVAQAGRKGAVTIATNMAGRGTDIILGGNSEYMARLKMREYFMPQIVKPEDEVNFAIAGSGKSSGGQGFGPGAKLKKKTWKTSLDVYPTELPPDIEQELKAAVKFAVDQYGAQSLTELEAEDKLAIASENAPTADPVIQKLRNVYHAIEKTYHALTSVEHEEVIQSGGLHVIGTERHESRRIDNQLRGRAGRQGDPGSTRFFLSLEDNLLRIFGGDRVAGLMNAFRVEEDMPIESGMLTKSLEGAQKKVETFYYDARKQVFEYDEVMNNQRRAIYAERRRVLEGQDLKEQVIQYAEKTMSEIVDAYINPELPPEEWKLDKLLDKAKEFIYLLEDLTPKDIGDMTVPEIKTFLHEEVRKAYDLKEAQVEKSQAGLMRQAERFFILQQIDTLWREHLQAIDSLRESVGLRGYGQKDPLIEYKQEGYEMFLEMMIDIRRNVVYSLFQFQPQRQPQQPQAV
- the psbW gene encoding photosystem II reaction center W protein, producing MAVIQFSQGVDEPKVPGIRLTRSPDGSTGTAIFSFEDPAALAQESTDEITGMYLIDEEGEISTREVKAKFYDGKARVIEARLVMRSIDEWDRFMRFMERYAAENGMEFTKA
- the holB gene encoding DNA polymerase III delta' subunit produces the protein MISLDQVIGQPQAVSLLRQAIAKERIAPAYLFAGPEGIGRRLTAQGFTTALMTQGRSESEQRLVRYKLLKNNHPDLLWVEPTYQHQGKLYTPAQAQAAGLKRKAPPQIRIEQIRQLGEFLSRPALESPRCVVVIEAAQTMGESPANALLKTLEEPGRATLILLAPSADSLLPTLVSRCQKIPFYRLPEAEMAQILTNQGYQHILADETVLAIAQGSPGAAIQIYELLSNVPQDLLRSLQQLPQEPVGALQLAKTLHDTLDPEIQLQLIDYLQYQYWQTFRHEGLVQRLEVIRKHLRSYVQPRLVWETFFLEVASSGIAPPVERGELALNTAAGIAGDNIALQKDKQNHHGQD
- a CDS encoding hypothetical protein (conserved hypothetical protein), encoding MARYTCSYLVGLSVAEMIASLKDIIQECDLDLTYETGGYIMAKEKPGNITFTKLVQLEVLFDRNKLLDGRLQVDFVAKNEELPLQTDNHCRTVFEAIQRTVSAQQPWQLEADSID